The following proteins come from a genomic window of Zonotrichia leucophrys gambelii isolate GWCS_2022_RI chromosome 4, RI_Zleu_2.0, whole genome shotgun sequence:
- the LOC135447217 gene encoding coiled-coil domain-containing protein 42-like has product METWSKKEMSALFLRMCKAKLPSFLRELRVTEEDSQSSLMQLLRKKKEVREMEKVMTEKEEAFRQRMKVIADRWRDLHARRAQLKAHVERSGSAVQKCEQLQIQALKIDRKQREENLKMDAELLRAKMELETLRKRHCKLCKKVQKYSIFKKYLEDVVEVSQFEDISEVISEYVLLVRTRKDLLQSQQGHKQLTEQDKVFLEQYKARKEAEMLQYQNELGQLKQRVYQAQSDIPLWEARWADIQDRTSKKTRKLWTIKLAIHNLFQSANLRLQAQGSALECTSCIQLSMIQQFIQDLKDFQLYIEMQKHQRVATALKTKGTWQHDLSCQ; this is encoded by the exons ATGGAGACCTGGAGCAAAAAGGAGATGTCAGCCCTTTTCCTCAGGATGTGCAAGGCGAAACTCCCATCCTTCCTCAG GGAACTCAGAGTGACAGAGGAGGACTCCCAGTCTTCACTTATGCAGCtcttaaggaaaaagaaagaagtccGAGAGATGGAAAAGGTCAtgacagagaaagaagag GCCTTCAGGCAGAGGATGAAAGTCATTGCTGACCGCTGGAGAGACCTGCATGCCAGGAGGGCCCAGCTGAAAGCCCACGTGGAGAGATCTGGAAGTGCTGTGCAG AAATGTGAACAGTTACAAATCCAGGCTCTGAAGATagacagaaaacagagagaggAGAACCTAAAAATGGATGCTGAGCTTTTGAGAGCCAAGATGGAACTGGAAACCCTCAGAAAAAGACATTGTAAACTCTGCAAAAAAGTGCAGAAGTACTCCATCTTCAAGAAATATCTGGAGGATGTGGTGGAGGTCTCACAG TTTGAGGACATCTCAGAAGTCATTTCAGAGTATGTGTTGCTGGTGAGGACGCGGAAGGACCTTCTGCAGTCACAACAGGGGCACAAGCAGCTGACTGAGCAAGACAAGGTGTTCCTGGAGCAGTACAAAGCACGGAAGGAAGCTGAGATGCTTCAGTACCAAaatgagctggggcagctcaaACAACGTGTTTATCAGGCTCAAAGTGACATCCCCCTCTGG GAGGCTCGCTGGGCTGACATCCAGGACAGGACCTCCAAGAAAACCAGGAAGCTGTGGACTATCAAGCTGGCCATCCACAACCTCTTCCAGTCCGCCAACCTGCGGCTGCAAGCACAGGGGAGTGCGTTGGAGTGTACCAGCTGCATACAGCTCAGCATG ATCCAGCAGTTTATCCAAGACCTTAAAGACTTCCAGCTCTATATCGAGATGCAGAAGCACCAGAGGGTTGCTACAGCTCTGAAGACAAAAGGGACCTGGCAGCATGACCTGTCCTGCCAGTGA